In Prescottella soli, a genomic segment contains:
- a CDS encoding DUF6875 domain-containing protein, producing MLRSWVCDYLIRPHPDLGRSGPVCPFTNPSISRGLLWVGFIDGSDVGLEQMTEVVDEIFGAFRELPPVDGDDALLKAVLLVFPDVSDYSLIEEAQREGKSKFVQEGLMLGQFYPGCTASGLRNKEFRALDAPLPILAVRNMVGSDFPFLAQRSEWVDAYLKRFAHRIPGPVRSTITEKVVREFGVDGSRDR from the coding sequence GTGCTGCGTAGTTGGGTTTGCGACTACCTGATCCGACCACATCCGGATCTCGGCAGATCGGGTCCGGTCTGCCCGTTCACCAATCCTTCGATCTCGCGCGGACTGTTGTGGGTCGGATTCATCGATGGCTCCGACGTCGGTCTCGAGCAGATGACGGAGGTGGTGGACGAGATATTCGGTGCCTTTCGCGAGTTGCCACCGGTTGACGGCGACGATGCGCTCCTGAAGGCCGTGCTGCTCGTGTTCCCCGACGTCTCGGACTACTCGCTGATCGAGGAGGCACAACGCGAAGGCAAGTCCAAGTTCGTCCAGGAGGGACTCATGCTCGGCCAGTTCTATCCGGGATGCACCGCGTCCGGGCTGCGGAACAAGGAATTCCGGGCGCTGGACGCACCGCTTCCTATTCTGGCGGTGCGCAATATGGTCGGCTCCGATTTTCCGTTCCTGGCGCAGCGGAGCGAGTGGGTCGACGCCTATCTGAAGAGGTTTGCGCACCGGATCCCAGGTCCGGTCAGGAGCACCATCACCGAGAAGGTAGTCAGGGAGTTCGGCGTGGACGGGAGTCGTGACCGGTAG
- a CDS encoding ester cyclase: MSVDENKAIVGRWFTEFWGKPWNPSVIDELAHPDIRFEYSLHQPMRGRDEVREFATKFRTAFPDLNFWGTADLIAEGDYVVGQWEGGGTHSGPIVFDDLPIGSVPPDSGKTLRFTGTTVLKVQNGLIVEELGLDDGVTVLQQLGIIPTS, from the coding sequence ATGTCTGTCGACGAGAACAAGGCCATCGTCGGACGTTGGTTCACCGAGTTTTGGGGCAAGCCGTGGAACCCCAGCGTCATCGACGAACTCGCCCACCCCGACATCCGCTTCGAGTACTCCCTGCACCAGCCGATGCGTGGACGCGACGAGGTTCGCGAGTTTGCCACCAAGTTCCGCACCGCATTCCCCGACCTCAACTTCTGGGGCACAGCCGACCTGATCGCCGAAGGTGACTACGTCGTCGGACAGTGGGAAGGCGGAGGCACGCACTCCGGCCCGATCGTCTTCGACGACCTGCCGATCGGCTCCGTCCCGCCCGACTCCGGCAAGACGCTCCGCTTCACCGGGACCACCGTTCTGAAAGTCCAGAACGGCCTCATCGTCGAGGAACTCGGGCTCGACGACGGAGTCACGGTCCTCCAGCAGCTCGGCATCATCCCCACGTCATAG